The Gossypium arboreum isolate Shixiya-1 chromosome 4, ASM2569848v2, whole genome shotgun sequence DNA segment aaataaaacttgattgagttcaaaataagttttaatccttaaatttcaaattaagcataaGCTCAATTTAATTTGATTACCTAATAATTACACGTTCATTTAATTATTCTATGTTGTTCgattaaactttttaaaaattttaggcaACTCTTGTTTATTTAAATCCAtgcttaattaaatataaatctaATTTCCGTAACTATCTATATCCTTACATAAAAGTTATCCCAAAACCATAaatctaattttcaaaattatctATACATTAACAAATATTAATCTTAAATTAAGAAAATTCATATAAGGAAAAAACGTAGATTCGAATTTTTGAGATAATATTGTTGGAAGGGATAACCCCAAacatacataatataaaaaagattttaaaacaaatttgcaTTTTTAAAGACTATTTTCTCAAACTAAAGAGAACCTTGAATAAAGAAAACTGAAAGCATAGTGTGAACAAAATAATGTAACGGTTAGGGTTTTTGCTAAGGTAACGGTCAGGTGATAGAAGCAAAACGATTTTCCTTTAGGGGAGATTTGGATGATGTCAATATTCACACCGCTTACAATTGAAACCTCGCTCACTTTCTTCAACAAACCATTGCAACGTTTCGAGAAAGTTACTTGCCGACTGTtttcatttttgaatttgtttattTGAATTTCACCCCATGATGTTGATGAACCGAGTAACCTGTTTAGGTTGGAAAGTCATCCGACAGTGGCGGAGCCAAGGGGGGCTGGTAGGGACCCTAGCCctccctaaaatggaaaattttccatttaaaccatttataatttattaaattttaaattagtaatggtaaaattgtagTTTCCCTcccaaaagtaataaaaatttgattgaatcttttaacaattataaagatataaattattaaaatgatgaaatttatatttttactaatgtataaatatacaatttaattatgatcccaaaaaaaattttttttggctCCACCACTGTCATCtgaaaatgggagggtttggataAAAGTTGGAGCCTAAAAAATAGAGTTGGATAAAATTTAGACTTGTTTTTATATGAATTGGGTCTTGGGCAAAACTTTTTTCTTGAGCTTAGTCCGGCCCGGCTtgaatatattatgttataaaaaatattatatatatatatatatattaattcactaacccaataataattaaatacattacccaaaacttaaaaaaaattacctaactaaatAATCcaactcaaaatataaaattttaaaaatttatttaataaaatatttattatatttatttgtgtttttaaTACAATAAAACATTGATTATATATTATGGTAGTGTTTTTtagtataatattttaataaaattttaatgtatTAGAAAACTTTTaatttagcatttttagtgaattttagtgtactatatttttttaaaattatttttaaataaaaataatttaaaaaatcaaatatgagCAGTCAAGTTAGGcctagatttatttttattaaattgggTCGAGCTTAGGAAAAAAATAAATCTACTTTTCAATTCGAGTCAAACCTGAACTCAAAaaattgatctgaatagtttaTAGCCTAACGCGAACCCAACTCAACTCATAAACACGTTACTTCTTTGGGTTTAATTTAAgggtaagaaaatttatttaagaTTATGCtttgcctctttttttttttttttaagttgaatTTTTAGTGTTAAATAATATTCATAAAATTATTACATTAATATTCTCTTGTAAGGTTAATAATATACATTAACAATGTACTAAATAATCCATTTAATATTTcatttataaaaaaatcaaaatctatatcacattacacattttataaatttgaaatttaattatttttaaacatgGCACTAATAATTTAAGAGAAAATTACATAATCCCCAAATTTTTTccttagaaaaaaattaattaattgcctACCTATTGCTTATTTAAACCCATGCTTAATTAAGTCCTTGCAAGGATTTTGTGTATTAGGAAATAATTAAAGTTTCCTTCTTTGTTTATTTTAGTAGCTCATAATTATGTATCCTTTGAAACTAGATGGAAATTCttgatatttattaaattttattagaataacttataaaaattaaaataaaataatgacaaTATCTTAATTTACTTGTAAAATGGTAAAAATATTAGGACGCCTttatattaagagttaaattgtattttttcTATTTCTagtaaaaaatagataaattaatcatATGCATTAGAACAAATAGCAATTTATTAAAATTGATGATTGTCgagttaattttgaaaaataatttagttTAGTTTGATGATTGTCGAGTTTAAGATGGAGTAATTTGAGTCATTGAATCATTCAATTACAAGTATTTAATTGTTTGATTGAATAGTTTAAACCCTTTTATAATTAgtattaaaaaatttcaattcgAACTCAAATTCAAGCAAAAATAATCGAACTTGGTTGAGTTGAAACTAAgttttaatcctcaaatttcaaGTCAAGCATAAGCTCAATTTAATTTGATTACTTCGTTAATTTTAACTATTATTTTGTtcttattgtatttattatatttattaattttatttttaaaaaataattttattataaattttgatcaTATATGCTATTTTTGACATAATGTCTAGAACTATCGATAGCCCATTCTAActcataaataagagaataatacgTTTCAATACACTCGAACACATATCCTCCTGTATTGACAACAATACCCATGCCAATTGAGATAATATTCAAATCGACTTATCTTGGGATAAGTCGTGGACTTgcctaaattattttaatttttcattaaaatatattttaattatcaacCAATTAAATCTCAACTTAATTATAATTAGGATCGCAATTCAAATTAAAAAATGCCTaacaaacttttaaaaattaaacctTTCCTAATTTTCTTTtaccaaaatttttaattattttaattatttttaagtgtctaaaaaattatatatttttatttttatattcattttattatctaTATTTGAGATTCACGATTGTCACTTCTAATATTATATTTTCTCTTGTACaagaattttccttttctttgtatttttatgatTCATTTTCGAAATTTATGTTTGTCCATTTTCAACAATGTggtctttaaaatttaaatttacattCTCTCTTTAATAGGATAATATGACTTAATATTGTACCCAACAAGCTCACTTCTCCATATtctttattatatattaaaaaaaatggaaaaaagcgAAACGACAGCGTTTTATACTTCCAAAGTGTGCATTTATGCCAAAGCATCTTCTTCACCACCTCAATTTTTTCTTCTCTCTAGAAAAAAAGTCATTAAATTGGTTGTTTTTATTATAAACTTCGTTTTCCAATCCTTTCGCCTCCTTCTCTTACACTCTTTTTTCGATTCAATAGTTAAATTTATAGCTGGAAAAGAGAATCGATTCaaatttttcaacaaattcatggtttttacataaaatttcctTTAAAGTTCTCTCTTTTTCCCCTTTTTAcccccttttctttttctgtgtTTTGAGATATtataacaagaacaataataATTTATCATAGTAGAGATAAAATTTGGGTTCGTGTTTGATTGATCGATCTGTCGATGGAGGATTGTGCGAGCAGCGATGAAGATTACTACGATTCTTCCGATCGAGATTCCCTCGACGGTCTCGAGAATGAGGATTCCGATTTACAGTGGGCCCCTTCAAGGGGTCCCACTACCAAGGTCAATTCTTTTTCTTCCATTTCCCCCTTTCTAGTATTTTTTTCGGAATTCAATTTCTTGTTTCAATTGTCATTGATTCATGGATTCTTGGTTTTGGGTCTTTTTTTGGTCTTTCGATTGCGTAAAAGGATGGGTTTTTGGGTGTATTGTGGATTACTTGGAAATGATGTTGAAAGAATCTTTGTTAATTGCTCAATTTATTGGGTTGTGGATTTTGAGAAGATAGGGCAATTTGAAGGAGCTTTtagaattttgatttttttgtggGGATTCAGTTTTTGCATGCTCATTAGGGAGTTCTTTAATTTTACAGGCAGAGGAGCTGCTGATCGTCGAATTTGATCGATTCTTTTTCCCCCTATATGATGTGTATAACCTCTTGCTTATGTTGTGTGTTTTGTTATACTATATAGCATCATGTATATTGAAAATTAAGCTTTAATCTTGATGGGAAAAACCATAAAGAAGAAAAGGTTACATAATTTTCTATGAAGTCTTATATTCATCTTTGCTTTTGGCTCCTATTTGTGCATGATTCTTAGAATGGACTTGTGTTGTAACCCTTTCTGGTATTATGCAGGTTATTACTAAGGAATCACTTTTAGCTGCTCAGGTAAGAATTTATTCCTTTCCCTTTTCCGGGTTTTCCGTGCTCGTGCGTTTTATTTTATAGGATTTACGGTTACTGAATTGAttgttttggtatttttttggCAGAGGGAGGATTTACGGAGAGTAATGGAGATGCTATCTCTTAGGGAGTACCATGCTCGGACTCTACTAATTCATTACCGGTGGGATGTTGAGAAATTGCTTGCCGTACTTGTGGAGAAGGGAAAAGCGGACTTGTTCTCTGAAGCAGGTGTTTCTGTTGTTGAGAGTGAGGATACAGTGACACCACTGTCATCTTCATCTACAGCAATGTGTGACATATGCATAGAGGAGTTACCTGGTGCTAAGATGACGAAAATGGACTGCGGCCATGCCTTTTGCAATGACTGTAAGCATCCTCCTCAATCTGCAGCTTCTTCTTGAAGCATGCATTTGTATCACGTCCCCACATAACATCAGCATGCGAACAATATTGAGAAACTAGACATCGATAATGTGTGCTTAAAGTAATTGAAGTTGTAACAGCTTGCACATTTGAGTctattgagttgatttatttctcttttctttttccagGTTGGACAGAACATTTTGTTGTGAAGATAAATGAGGGTCAAAGTAAGCGCATAAGGTGCATGGCACATAAGTGCAATGCTATTTGTGATGAAGCTGTTGTTAGAAATCTAGTTGGTAAAAGGCATCCTGATCTAGCGGAGAAATTTGATCGTTTTCTTCTCGAGTCATACATTGAAGATAATAGGATGGTTAAATGGTGCCCTAGTACTCCTCATTGTGGAAATGCAATACGTGTTGaggatgatgaattttgtgaggtAGAGTGTTCTTGTGGTGTACAGTTTTGTTTCAGTTGCTTATCAGAAGCACACTCGCCATGTTCATGCATGATGTGGGAACTTTGGATGAAGAAGTGCCGAGATGAATCAGAAACAGTCAATTGGATCACTGTTCATACAAAGCCTTGTCCGAAGTGCCACAAACCTGTGGAGAAGAATGGTGGGTGTAATCTGGTGAGCTGTATCTGCGGACAAGCATTTTGGTAAGGATTTCCTTCTATGTTAATTACAGTTTGCCAAGTTCATAATGTGGTGACAATTAGTTCTCTAGATTTAAGTGTTCCATTCTTTAACAAGAGCATAAGTGACTTTTTTCCTCTTCCCTGTGTTAATtgatttataattatattatttggCTTGTTTACATGATTTATacatttctctcttttccaaatAATGCAGTTGGCTGTGTGGTGGTGCTACTGGACGGGACCATACTTGGTCAAGAATTGCTGGTCACAGCTGTGGTCGCTACATAGAAGATCGTGAGAAAAAGACTGAACGAGCAAAACGAGATCTTTATCGGTATATGCACTATCATAACCGTTATAAAGCTCATACAGATTCCTTTAAGCTTGAGAGTAAACTCAAGGAGACTATACTGGAGAAGGTATCAATTTCGGAAGAAAGGGAATCCAGACTTAGAGATTTCAGCTGGGTAACTAATGGACTCTGTAGACTTTTCAGATCAAGGCGTGTTCTTTCATATTCATACCCATTTGCCTTCTACATGTTTGGAGAAGAACTATTCAAGGATGAGATGACAAATGAGGAAAGGGAAATAAAACAGCATCTATTTGAGGATCAGCAGCAGCAACTTGAGGCAAATGTTGAGAaactttctaagtttttggaagaGCCCTTTGATCAATATACTGATGATAAAGTTATGGAGATACGAATGCAAGTAATCAATCTTTCTGTGATCATTGATTCCCTTTGTAAGAAAATGTAAGTACAGTAATTAGTTATTACATATGAACAGTTTATGAGAGTGTTCTAAATTCACTTCCGAGGCTATTGCTTGCAGGTATGAGTGCATTGAGAATGATTTGCTGGGTTCTCTCCAACGAAATACCCATAATATCGCTCCATACAAATCCAAGGGCATTGAGAAAGCATCAGAGCTTGCTGTCTGTTGGAATGGTAAAGCCAGTACTACTACTGGTAAATGCCATCCCTCAGATTGTGGCACTAGCGGTAAGTGCACTTCACTCTTTGGAGATCAGCATATGCACAAACACACACTTGCATGCTTTAAAGATTTTACTAACACATTGAAATTTAGGCAAACGTGACCGATCTTTCAGCTTTGGGACTTCAGACGACAAAGGTTGCCCATCACCAAAGCAACCTAAGAAGGAAAGTTATGGAGGTGGTTTCTTTGATCTCAACTTGCCAGCAGAAGTTCTTGACAGGAATTGATCTCTAAGTAGGCTTTTTTTTCTAGATAAGTACATATGTACATATCTAACTAGAAAGACCCTCATTTTATCTAAAATGGGAGTTGATAATTTATGGATTGAGCAGAGAACCGCTTAAATGCTTTTACTTCCCCTGCTTAGCATCTTTTTGTCCCCCCATTTTGTACTTCCTTTCTATTTTAGATAGTCTGGAAGATGAATCATGGATGTCCATAGGTTCTTTTGTCTTTCAGAGGTTGTGTGAACTGAAAATCCATTTAATGTACAGAAGCCTTGGGCTTTTGAATATTTGAGTAATTTTCTCAACCCGAGATTTGA contains these protein-coding regions:
- the LOC108460879 gene encoding probable E3 ubiquitin-protein ligase ARI2, which produces MEDCASSDEDYYDSSDRDSLDGLENEDSDLQWAPSRGPTTKVITKESLLAAQREDLRRVMEMLSLREYHARTLLIHYRWDVEKLLAVLVEKGKADLFSEAGVSVVESEDTVTPLSSSSTAMCDICIEELPGAKMTKMDCGHAFCNDCWTEHFVVKINEGQSKRIRCMAHKCNAICDEAVVRNLVGKRHPDLAEKFDRFLLESYIEDNRMVKWCPSTPHCGNAIRVEDDEFCEVECSCGVQFCFSCLSEAHSPCSCMMWELWMKKCRDESETVNWITVHTKPCPKCHKPVEKNGGCNLVSCICGQAFCWLCGGATGRDHTWSRIAGHSCGRYIEDREKKTERAKRDLYRYMHYHNRYKAHTDSFKLESKLKETILEKVSISEERESRLRDFSWVTNGLCRLFRSRRVLSYSYPFAFYMFGEELFKDEMTNEEREIKQHLFEDQQQQLEANVEKLSKFLEEPFDQYTDDKVMEIRMQVINLSVIIDSLCKKMYECIENDLLGSLQRNTHNIAPYKSKGIEKASELAVCWNGKASTTTGKCHPSDCGTSGKRDRSFSFGTSDDKGCPSPKQPKKESYGGGFFDLNLPAEVLDRN